The genomic region TGTAATGAAGTCTTCAAAATTTCTTGTTATATGTCTTGAGGAACTGGAATGAAGTCTATAGTATGTTAGTTTATCAGAAATTATACGGATTTTGCCTTTTTCTGATATGGCAGATAAAAGAAAGAAATTATCAACTAATCTTCTAATTTTATAGAGACTCTCAAGATTTTTATCTAAAACCCGCCTACGTCAGTATGAGAATCTCGTTTATTGCAAGATAAATTAAAATTTAGAATAAATTGAATTTAACTCAATTAATTTACAATAAAATATCATATATTTCGGACCGTTGTATCTAATAAATAATATTTTTCTTGAATATACTAGAGATATACAATTTATTTAACATGAATAATAAGGGAAGCATAGAATCGGCTGGACTTAAGGGAAAACACTTCCGTGATAACACCCTTGCCCTATCCCTTGAGCTACGCGATGCCTTAAGCCCTTCCAAGAGAGATTCACAAAACTCCCACAACTTAACCCTCCTCCAAGAACGAACCAGAAACCAAACATTCAAGAGAAAGAAGAACGAGAACCAACTCCTTCCTAACATCGCAAGTCCTGGTATTCAGATGAGGGAATATAAGGATAAGAGACCTTATCTTATCATAGGCGGTATAGTTGACGATTATTTAGGCGAGTATATGGCGGGAGGAGTTATAGTAGTATTTGGGAAGGGATTTGGGGAACCCCGTCAGTAATTTTGTAGGCTCTGGAATGGTTGGCGGTAGGATATACATAAGGGGTAAAGTTTCCCCATCTAAAATAGGCTTATAGCCTCCTAAGTTAGAGGTAGCGAGATTTTTGAAAGCCCTATTAATTGATGGTCTAATATCGAAAGAGGAGTATAATGAATTGAAAGATCGTGAATATATAGACTTGATGGATAGGTTAAAGGGAGAGGCTAAGGAATACGCTAAAAGACTATTTGAGGAAAAGATAGGAATACTGCAATATGAATATATAGAGTTAAATGAGGAGGAGTTTAAGGAATTATTACCGGTGGTTGAGGATTATGCTAAGGAAATGAAGGAGAATTGCTTTATAGAATTATTAAAGGAGAAATTTACTGTAATAACTGCTAGGAGAGTAAAGTAATTATTTTAGACATTATTTTTTCCTTAAAACGATCTTTGCTAAACTGTAAAGATCTTCTCCTCATCTCTCTTCTTAACTCCAAATTATTCTCTTCGATTAGATTGCGCAATATACCTACAGCTTCATCAATATTAGAGTACGAGAATTCTGGTACTACTTCATATGCCCCACTGTCCTTAGGTACAATGGGAATTACTCCAGCTGACATTGCTTCAACTACCGGAATTCCGAAGTGTTCTCCGATAGTTGGATGAAAGTAAACTTTAGCTTTAGAAAGTATTTTTAGTAGTTCCTCTCTGGGTAGGTTTGTTAAAAATTCCACATTTGCCTTAAGTTCTCTTTTTAACTTGTTCAATTTCTTGAGGTAGCTTACCTCATTTAACGACCCTACTATTACCCCTTTTATTCCGCTTTTTGCGGATAGTATTATTGAGTTTTCTAGCATTTTACCTCTCTCTATTCTACCCACGGTTACGAAGAAGTTCTCTCTATTGTCCTCATTATAGGCTTTAGAGAAGAACTCCACATCAACGGGAGGATATATTACCTCTGGTTCGTTAATATTATATACTTGTGCTATGGCTTTTGCCGAATAGCGGGAGTTTGCTATTATTTTAGCCCTCTTAGCCTCATCCTTAATTTTGTTTATCATAATTTTAAAGGGAGTTATGTAAATTTTCCAGAAAACTGATTTAGTATATTTACTCGGTAGGGTTGAGATTGCAGGAGCACCGGCGTAAATTACGTGAGGGGCTAAGTTAGATAGGGGTATAGGTACTCCCGAGGCGTTTAAGTACAACTTAGGTTTTACCTTTTTAGCTGGATAATAAGTTAAAATTCTCTGATATTTATCGAATTTCGGTATGTGAAATGGCAGACAATACGTTGAGGGTATAGATTTATCATACGGTTTAGAAAAGCTTACTGCAATATAACTTATTCCT from Acidianus ambivalens harbors:
- a CDS encoding glycosyltransferase family 4 protein; the protein is MKEIKVAVIAHGLGMSRGYSGEGYVYRTFFEMLNERGISYIAVSFSKPYDKSIPSTYCLPFHIPKFDKYQRILTYYPAKKVKPKLYLNASGVPIPLSNLAPHVIYAGAPAISTLPSKYTKSVFWKIYITPFKIMINKIKDEAKRAKIIANSRYSAKAIAQVYNINEPEVIYPPVDVEFFSKAYNEDNRENFFVTVGRIERGKMLENSIILSAKSGIKGVIVGSLNEVSYLKKLNKLKRELKANVEFLTNLPREELLKILSKAKVYFHPTIGEHFGIPVVEAMSAGVIPIVPKDSGAYEVVPEFSYSNIDEAVGILRNLIEENNLELRREMRRRSLQFSKDRFKEKIMSKIITLLS